A part of Corynebacterium mustelae genomic DNA contains:
- the eccCa gene encoding type VII secretion protein EccCa, translated as MSTKIVHRPARLHATIAKEEPVPIAPVPTIRSASTNANIMTLIMPIVAGTGMVMMMVSSGNPIRMAIGGVMFVAVIFTAVTMFIRNKTGSRKTAEDERTRFLEHLEETEDKIRELAIKQRTQSLSRNPQPHGLTDVVRDPYRLWERRRGDEDFLVTRIGTGVGELAQGVKVPPASNPMMVAEPISQAHLDRMMRRTCTIEHLPIAIPVRGNVSLVGPGELSAEAVRAVVSQIVVFHSPDDVRFHFALPLADVNDDGTWALWLPHLLNAENFDGPIGKREVSFDDASAEALLSEISRRGEMVKERSKLKLTAIDAPQLIIVVSMDSELGRRISDHLDGVMSLDAARITLISCSTVQYLEPSRVDVRVLINEDRSFSVQLLDRGEIRTPKEGADGYVERVLYGGRDGRLDEVSPTLAESVSRAVSSLRLVEDASPDAPLEQTIALDTMLGIGNFATYSIEEAWAPRSERDFLNVPFGIGADNEPISLDIKESAKSGMGPHGLCVGATGSGKSEVLRTLVLGQVVCHPPDQLSLVLVDFKGGATFAGLEPLPHTAAIVDNLEDAAGLVDRLHDSILGEIQRRQKVLQEAGNLANVGEYNKLRNAGVLSEPLPVLFVVIDEFGELLAAKPEFIDLFVQIGRIGRSIGVHLLLASQRLEEGKLRGLESYLSYRIGLRTFSAQESRAAIGTTDAHDLPPIPGSGFLKVDPDIFDRFKAAYVSGPYVATESAAQRELPPVPMPLELMNTTEAWLRMKQLEFQAKIQQQTGGTTQSEETTLDLVVGRLAPAAPRTRQIWLPPLPDALELGAVIGNVESTTKRGMAAESVGQLRIPMGIKDKPLTQWQGQLVLDLSGSGGNVAIMGAPQSGKTTALRTLVTAAALTHKPTDVNFYLIDMAGSQLSYLKDLPHVGTVATRFDENQLRRTVAEMSMFLVQREAIFSNYHISSVAEMREMHAQNRLPELPAADIVLAIDGWATLRKDYEDLADTITEIAQRGLAFGIHVILVTGRWADFRLPLQAVIGNKLEFALNDPMDSAIGRKPAEGLKVQAIGRALTTDGLYSQIALPYVEKPSLIPEPTPQAIVAAMNRAWRGPTAPEVRMLPDNVDMAKLRADFSDIDTTIIGLAETTLRPAQFNFEEDQRHVFIVGDSQSGKTSTLRTLISEILKGKKPGDVMFGVWDLRRHLLGVVPDEFLGGFAGTRPGCDKLAEGIVAELERRLPGTGVTVEELRSRSWWSGPEIFVIVDNIDMIEGSTNPLKALTKYLPQAADIGLHVIVTRRSSGMSRAGYDPVIQGIREAGAAGLLLSGDRQEGQIYPKVFLKPLPPGRAQWVQRSGRVEMVQIGFTPPAD; from the coding sequence ATGAGCACAAAGATTGTGCACCGCCCGGCGCGGTTACACGCGACCATTGCCAAGGAAGAACCGGTTCCGATTGCACCTGTTCCGACTATTCGTTCTGCTTCTACCAACGCCAATATCATGACGTTGATTATGCCGATTGTTGCAGGTACCGGCATGGTTATGATGATGGTGTCCTCAGGGAATCCCATTCGTATGGCTATTGGTGGGGTGATGTTTGTTGCCGTGATTTTTACGGCAGTTACGATGTTCATTCGTAATAAAACTGGGTCACGCAAAACCGCGGAGGACGAACGCACGAGGTTTTTGGAGCACTTGGAAGAAACCGAAGATAAGATTCGCGAGTTGGCCATTAAACAGCGAACTCAGTCGTTGTCACGTAATCCGCAGCCGCACGGGCTGACAGATGTGGTGCGTGATCCGTATCGGTTGTGGGAACGAAGGCGTGGTGATGAAGATTTTTTGGTCACCCGCATTGGTACGGGGGTGGGAGAGCTTGCCCAAGGGGTGAAAGTTCCCCCTGCATCGAATCCGATGATGGTGGCGGAGCCAATTTCGCAGGCCCATTTGGATCGTATGATGCGGCGTACCTGCACGATTGAGCATTTGCCGATTGCTATTCCGGTGCGAGGAAATGTGTCGCTGGTGGGCCCGGGGGAATTAAGCGCTGAGGCGGTGCGGGCGGTCGTGTCGCAGATTGTGGTGTTTCATTCTCCCGATGATGTGCGGTTTCATTTCGCATTGCCGCTGGCTGATGTCAATGATGACGGTACCTGGGCGTTGTGGCTACCGCATTTGCTTAATGCGGAGAATTTCGACGGCCCTATTGGTAAACGGGAAGTCTCTTTCGACGATGCCTCTGCTGAGGCGCTTTTGTCGGAGATTTCCAGGCGTGGCGAGATGGTGAAGGAACGTTCGAAGCTCAAGCTCACCGCTATTGATGCCCCGCAATTGATTATCGTGGTGTCGATGGATTCAGAGCTTGGCCGCCGAATTTCAGATCATCTTGATGGGGTGATGTCGTTGGATGCGGCTCGGATCACCTTGATTTCGTGTTCCACAGTGCAGTATTTGGAGCCGTCGCGGGTGGATGTGCGGGTGTTGATTAACGAGGATCGTTCGTTTTCGGTGCAGTTGCTTGACCGTGGTGAGATCCGTACCCCGAAGGAAGGCGCGGATGGCTATGTGGAGCGGGTATTATACGGCGGCAGGGATGGCAGGTTGGATGAGGTTTCGCCAACACTTGCGGAATCTGTGTCGCGGGCGGTGTCGTCGTTACGGTTGGTCGAAGATGCTAGTCCGGATGCACCGCTGGAACAGACGATTGCGTTGGACACGATGCTTGGGATTGGCAATTTTGCCACGTATAGCATTGAGGAGGCGTGGGCGCCGCGTTCGGAGCGGGATTTTCTCAACGTTCCGTTTGGTATTGGCGCGGATAACGAGCCTATTTCCTTGGATATTAAGGAATCGGCGAAGTCCGGTATGGGGCCACATGGGTTGTGCGTGGGCGCGACCGGTTCCGGTAAATCGGAGGTGCTGCGCACCCTGGTGTTAGGGCAAGTGGTGTGCCATCCGCCGGACCAATTGTCCCTGGTTTTGGTGGACTTTAAAGGTGGTGCAACCTTTGCAGGTTTAGAGCCGTTGCCGCATACTGCAGCGATCGTCGACAATCTTGAGGACGCCGCTGGTTTGGTGGACCGGTTGCATGATTCGATTTTGGGTGAGATTCAACGGCGGCAAAAGGTGCTGCAGGAAGCTGGAAATCTCGCCAATGTGGGCGAATACAATAAATTGCGCAACGCTGGTGTGCTCAGTGAGCCGTTGCCGGTGTTGTTCGTAGTGATTGACGAGTTCGGCGAATTGCTTGCCGCGAAGCCGGAATTTATTGATCTGTTTGTCCAGATCGGTCGTATCGGCCGGTCGATTGGTGTGCATCTCTTGCTGGCGTCGCAGCGATTAGAGGAAGGCAAGCTGCGGGGTTTGGAATCCTACTTGTCGTACCGTATTGGTTTGCGTACTTTCTCCGCCCAGGAATCACGTGCCGCGATTGGTACTACCGACGCGCATGATTTGCCGCCTATTCCGGGGTCGGGTTTTCTCAAGGTGGATCCCGATATTTTTGACAGATTCAAAGCCGCGTATGTTTCTGGACCATACGTTGCCACCGAATCGGCTGCGCAGCGGGAACTGCCGCCGGTTCCCATGCCGTTGGAGTTGATGAACACCACGGAGGCCTGGCTGCGGATGAAGCAGTTGGAGTTCCAGGCGAAAATACAACAGCAAACAGGCGGGACTACCCAGTCGGAGGAAACCACCTTGGATTTGGTGGTTGGTAGGTTAGCGCCAGCAGCGCCGCGCACCCGACAGATCTGGTTGCCGCCGCTGCCTGATGCCCTTGAATTAGGTGCGGTGATCGGAAACGTCGAGTCAACTACGAAACGAGGTATGGCGGCAGAGTCGGTCGGGCAGTTGCGGATTCCGATGGGAATTAAAGACAAGCCGCTGACCCAGTGGCAGGGGCAATTGGTTCTTGACCTGTCTGGTTCGGGCGGAAACGTGGCGATCATGGGTGCGCCGCAGTCAGGAAAAACCACCGCGTTGCGCACGTTGGTGACGGCCGCGGCATTAACCCACAAGCCAACCGATGTGAATTTCTATCTTATTGACATGGCGGGTTCACAGTTGAGTTATCTCAAGGACTTGCCGCATGTGGGAACGGTGGCAACCCGGTTTGACGAAAACCAATTGCGGCGCACGGTTGCGGAAATGAGCATGTTCTTAGTGCAGCGCGAGGCGATTTTCAGCAATTACCACATTTCCAGCGTGGCGGAGATGCGGGAGATGCACGCCCAAAACCGCCTGCCGGAATTACCTGCCGCGGACATTGTCTTGGCCATCGACGGCTGGGCGACGCTGCGCAAGGACTATGAGGATTTAGCCGACACCATCACTGAAATCGCCCAACGCGGCCTGGCGTTCGGGATTCACGTGATCCTCGTTACCGGCCGATGGGCGGATTTCCGGCTGCCGCTTCAGGCCGTAATTGGCAATAAACTTGAGTTTGCACTCAACGATCCTATGGATTCCGCCATTGGTCGTAAGCCCGCCGAGGGGTTGAAAGTTCAGGCTATTGGTCGGGCACTGACCACCGATGGTCTTTACAGTCAAATCGCATTGCCGTACGTGGAAAAACCTTCCCTCATTCCGGAACCAACCCCCCAAGCAATCGTTGCGGCGATGAACCGCGCATGGCGGGGACCGACTGCACCGGAGGTACGGATGCTGCCGGACAACGTCGACATGGCGAAGCTGCGTGCAGATTTCTCCGACATCGACACCACAATCATCGGTTTAGCCGAGACCACCCTGCGGCCTGCGCAGTTCAATTTCGAAGAAGACCAACGCCACGTATTCATCGTCGGCGATTCGCAATCTGGTAAAACATCGACGTTGCGCACCCTCATCAGCGAAATTCTTAAAGGAAAGAAGCCCGGCGATGTCATGTTCGGGGTGTGGGACCTACGACGACACTTGCTAGGCGTCGTCCCCGATGAATTCCTCGGCGGTTTCGCTGGCACCCGACCCGGCTGCGATAAACTCGCCGAAGGCATCGTCGCGGAGCTTGAACGCCGGCTACCAGGTACCGGAGTCACCGTCGAGGAATTGCGGAGCCGTTCGTGGTGGAGCGGGCCGGAAATCTTCGTCATCGTCGACAATATCGACATGATCGAGGGATCGACGAACCCGCTGAAAGCACTCACGAAATACCTGCCACAAGCCGCCGATATCGGTTTGCACGTGATCGTGACCCGCAGGTCGTCGGGCATGTCGCGCGCCGGGTATGACCCAGTGATTCAAGGAATCCGGGAAGCCGGTGCCGCCGGTTTGTTGCTGTCAGGTGACCGTCAAGAAGGCCAGATTTACCCCAAGGTGTTCTTAAAGCCACTGCCGCCGGGCCGCGCCCAGTGGGTGCAGCGTTCCGGGCGAGTGGAAATGGTGCAAATTGGGTTCACACCGCCAGCCGATTGA
- the ffh gene encoding signal recognition particle protein: protein MFESLTDRLGQALSGLRSKGKVTEADINAVSREIRLALLEADVSLPVVRGFIARIKERSLGVEVSKALNPAQQVIKIVDEELTGILGGETRHINLAKKPPTVVMLAGLQGAGKTTLAGKLAHYLKQKGHTPMLVACDLQRPGAVQQLQIVGERAGVPTFAPDPGTSIDTLEHEMGTSHGDPVAVARAGIAEAEAKKHDFVIVDTAGRLGIDETLMTQARNIRDAINPDEVLFVIDAMIGQDAVQTAEAFRDGVDFTGVVLTKLDGDARGGAALSIREVTGKPIMFASTGEKMEDFDIFHPDRMSSRILGMGDMLSLIEQAEQTLDQEQAMETAEKLARGELTLDDFLKQMLMIRNMGPIGNLLKMLPGGSQMSQIADMVDEKQLDRIQAIIRGMTPQERQDPKILNASRRKRIANGSGVSVSEVNQLIERFFEAKKMMGKMAGQMGMPGMGGRSATKKKPKGRKGKNGKRKPAKRRSGGGMPGMPGGMPGMPNMAELQKMQEQLGGMGGMPGMPKLPKGMENIDLNNLDFGKGK from the coding sequence GTGTTTGAATCTCTAACAGACCGGCTCGGCCAAGCCTTAAGCGGGCTTCGTTCCAAGGGCAAGGTCACGGAGGCTGACATCAATGCGGTCTCACGCGAAATCCGGCTCGCACTGCTCGAAGCCGACGTATCACTGCCGGTGGTACGCGGTTTTATCGCACGGATCAAAGAACGCTCACTCGGGGTAGAAGTATCCAAAGCATTAAACCCGGCGCAGCAAGTAATCAAGATTGTCGATGAAGAACTCACCGGCATTCTCGGCGGCGAAACCCGGCATATCAACCTTGCGAAAAAACCACCAACAGTCGTCATGCTGGCAGGTTTGCAGGGTGCCGGTAAAACCACACTCGCCGGAAAGCTGGCGCACTACCTCAAACAAAAAGGCCACACCCCGATGCTGGTGGCCTGTGACTTGCAGCGGCCCGGTGCGGTGCAGCAGCTTCAGATCGTCGGCGAACGCGCCGGGGTGCCTACCTTCGCCCCTGACCCGGGCACCTCTATCGATACCCTCGAACATGAAATGGGTACCTCTCATGGTGACCCGGTGGCGGTGGCTCGGGCTGGTATCGCCGAGGCTGAAGCGAAAAAGCATGACTTCGTTATCGTCGACACCGCTGGCCGGTTGGGCATTGACGAAACCCTCATGACCCAGGCACGTAATATCCGCGATGCGATCAATCCGGACGAAGTGCTGTTCGTTATTGACGCAATGATTGGTCAAGACGCCGTGCAGACGGCGGAGGCGTTCCGCGATGGTGTGGACTTCACCGGTGTCGTTTTGACCAAGCTTGATGGTGATGCCCGCGGTGGCGCGGCGTTGTCGATTCGTGAAGTCACGGGTAAACCCATCATGTTCGCTTCCACTGGCGAAAAGATGGAAGACTTCGACATTTTCCACCCGGATCGGATGTCCAGCCGGATTTTGGGTATGGGTGACATGCTCAGCTTGATTGAGCAAGCTGAGCAGACCTTGGATCAAGAGCAAGCAATGGAAACTGCGGAGAAACTCGCCCGGGGTGAGTTGACTCTGGATGACTTCCTGAAGCAGATGCTCATGATCCGAAACATGGGTCCTATCGGTAACCTGTTGAAGATGCTTCCCGGCGGCTCGCAAATGTCACAGATCGCTGACATGGTGGACGAGAAGCAATTGGACCGTATTCAGGCAATCATTCGCGGCATGACCCCGCAGGAGCGGCAAGACCCGAAGATTCTTAATGCATCTCGACGTAAGCGTATTGCTAACGGTTCCGGCGTTTCGGTTTCGGAAGTAAATCAGCTGATTGAGCGCTTCTTTGAGGCCAAGAAGATGATGGGCAAAATGGCAGGCCAGATGGGTATGCCCGGAATGGGTGGGCGTAGTGCCACTAAGAAAAAGCCAAAAGGCCGTAAAGGTAAAAACGGCAAACGTAAACCAGCTAAGCGGCGCAGTGGTGGCGGAATGCCAGGCATGCCAGGTGGAATGCCCGGTATGCCTAACATGGCGGAACTGCAGAAAATGCAAGAGCAGCTAGGCGGCATGGGTGGGATGCCTGGTATGCCAAAACTGCCAAAGGGAATGGAAAATATCGACCTGAACAATTTGGATTTCGGAAAGGGTAAATAG